tttatttctattttactgtGCACAAAGAATACTTATTTAAAGCTCATTGTTGCAGTCCTATGATGCATGATCAGAATTGTAACAAAACTAAAATAATCCAGAAACTggtggagtaaaaaaaaaataatttatcgaGCCTTTTGATTACCAAGAACCCTCACAAATTCCCTGTCAGCTTGACCACCCCACGCTGGGctgaaatttggggggggggggggggggggcggggcggggagggcagggagctctgGTTATTCCTGCTGTAGCCACAGGACGTAACGGCTCACTCAAGAGTCCCCAAAAACGACTGTAACAAAAGTCTCTGcatctaccttaaaaaaaaaaaaaaagtgctctccTAGCAACAGCCCAGAATAAACATAACAGCACAGCCTGTGAGCTGTGGGTGGGGAATGTAAGTGAGCTAATAAACCCAACTCTTGATCCAGCTTTTTGCCTTTGGAGGGATTTGATTCATCCCATTACAACAAGGGAACACAGCGTGATTAATCTCATTCATTCACCTGCCAAGCACAAAAcaacctggcaaaaaaaaaaaaacacaatttctgccctcccaaacccaccccacaGCAACACCAATCCACCGCCACCGATGGTCCTGCTGAAGACGGGGGGTTGGGGGGACTGTGGCTTACCTGGGGGATGGCTGTGGCTCCTGGGAGTTGAGGGCACCTTGTCACCCGGCGCTGCCTCGGGCAGCTGCGCTCGCCCACCCCGAACACGCAGCAGAAGGTGGAGGGATCCCAGCGTGACGGCTCGTGGAAGGCCCCTGGCGCGCGGGGCCACGCGCTGGGCACAGGAGCTTGTGCCCTTCACCCTGGCTTCTGAGGCAAACAAAGGGGTTTGGGGTTGCAGAAGCCCACGGTGCGGTGCCGGCTGCACAGCGTGTACTGCGGGCGCTTCACTCTCCcagacaaatttaaaaaaaaccacaacaaaccaaacaatgaaaaaaaccaacctctctATAAAATATTTGGTTCTGCCCTGTGGTTCCACCGTTCCACTGATTAAAAGCCTGGAGTGAGTCATGCATATATGTAATtggcaaaaaaatatatatccacaAAGCTTAGCAAGCACTAACGAGACTGAGTCCATATAACACCGTTCACACACTTTCACCTTCCTTTCTGTTCTCCATTTGTCAAAGTTTCTGCTTCTTTAGTCTTTTGACTtgtgaaaaaaatctggtttgcaactgaaaagaaaaaaattattaagctaCCTCTAAGCTCCTCTCGTCTTCCAGCCAAAAGAATTGCTTCTAGGTCATTAGAATAAGAAACTTGTGCTATCATTTCCCTGCTGGCACTAAAAGCATTTGAGGGGCCTCACTGCacgatgtctgtctgtctgtctgtctgtctgccagtACACGCTCACAGCCACTTCTCTTTGACCACAGCTGACCAGTGCCACCACTTGCCTCTCCTCTGCTGCCGCTCGTCCTGCCCAACAGGCCCCGGGCTGCACAAACGCCTTCGCCTCCTGTGCCGTCACACGTCACCTGTGTTGGGCGTCCTGCAGCGCCTGGCGCAGCCCTGCAGCGAGACCCCGGAGCAGTTACAGCTGCTGCCAAGTGTGCCCAGCCCATGGCGCACTCGCCTGACCTGGGAAAaagccccaggcagggctgggtacTGGGGATCTACCCCCAACACCTCACCCAGGCCACTGACAGCTCAGGGACCAGAGCAGGACCCTGGTGCGTGGCTCTAGAGACACCCCACACATCACTACAGGACCCCCCCGCATCACAACAGACCTCACCACACAGTTCCTCTGCAGTAGCTCCCTGTGCTACGAGACATCAGCCACCAGCAGGAAAGGCCGTTGCTTAACGATGGCACCATCAGGCAGGGAACAGACAAAGACTGGCTGTGGTCACGCGTTTCTCTACCTCCGTACACCTCTGCGTTTACACCGCTAGGTGTTTTGACTCTCTATATTTCAACAAAAGGTGACCTCCTACATCAGTTCACTGGAGCCGTTGCAACCCGCTCTCCTGTCTCTGCAACTGATGCTTCATTAATTGCTCTGACACAACCAGCTCAAGCTAAAGGAGCCTCTGCtcaccccccaaacccccggcAAAGCACACAGCCCCCCTGCAGCACACACTGCTCTGCAGGTACTCACCCTGATCAAACAAACATCCCCCAGGCCCCCCTGACCCCCCTCACGGGGCAGCATTCTCTGGGGGTAACATACAGAGTgtgcaggctgtccccctgccacACATCCGCCTGTGACACCACAAAGCGTGTCCAACCCGCAACCACACGCTGTCAAGGAGAAAACTCTCAAACAAAGGTCTGCTTGAAGAGGGGCTGGAACAGAGGCTGCTTCAGGCCAACACCAGGCTTTTCAACCCTAAGGAACCGACGACCCCTGGAACTCGTTAAGCAATTGGACTCTCCTTCTTCCTGCAAACTTTGTATCACAAACACACACTGCCCATCCCTTGTCTACATCACAAACACAACCGCCTCCCTCATCTTCTTCACTCATTAACTGCAAGTGAACAGTGTTTCAAGGTGATCTATGAATGAAAAGCTTGCACAATCCACCGAGCCATAAAACCGCAACCAGGCAATCCCAGGTTATAAACAAATAACAGGGAAGCGGAGGGTACCGGAGACGGGACAGACAGTAACAAAGTGAGTCACCCACTTTtgttgaaaatgttttatttgtttctaaagAGGCTTAAAACAAAAGCGATTCCGTATTTCAGAATATCAAATACTATCCATAGCACAGAATGAAGAAAGAGTTTTCAGAGAAAATCATTGCACTAGACCCAGACCTACTGAGCTACTTGAGATATTGCAGGAAGGCCCGGGAACGGGTCCGAGGAGGGGACACCACCCTGCCCCTGAGGCTGCTCCGGCGCTTGTCCCCACTCGCCATGGGGCTGGCTGGCGTTGGCACAGTCACTGGCACGCTCAGGCACCAAAAGCCAACCAGCAGGGAGGCCCCAGCAGGGCACCCCCCAGCTGGTTCCCCCAGGGCAGGCCCGAGGCGTGCTGGCAGGCAGTTTTGCATTAACGTTGCGTTTGTTTTGGGATAAAACAGGCTGCGAGTCCCAAGTGCAGGCAGCCTGGCGTTGCTGTAATCACTTAGCAAATATCAACAGAGTAAAAAGTTGCAGAGAtccccacagccctggctgcGGAGCCGCCAGGGATTGGACACCCGTGGTCACCGCTGCAACCTGGAGCGGgggcccagctccagccccgggcACAGAAGGCGGGTGCTGCCGTACCCAGCACCCTGCAACCGCTGACACCCAGGGACAAGTTTGGCCACTGCGACACAGGCGACTTACAGTCACCTTCAGGCTGTTACTGAAGAACTAACCCCTAAACCGAACACACTGATTTCCTTACAGTGACCTAGCCGGGTTTAAGGAAGTCCTTATCAGTGACAGCAAGAGAAATTGGTTTCAAAAAGCAGATTACTGCAAGACACGTTTATGATTTACAGAAAAACCCAGCCATTAAAAACAATTGTCTTTACCAGAAATTCCACAGGGGAAAAGTTGTATTTCAGTTCTCACGAAGAGAAAAACTACAGAGCTATTCACAGTAGAAACAGTGCACCCCGGTCTACCGTAAAATAAAACTGACCTTGTAGGTGATTGTGTTGCTGGTTGTAGCCTAGAAAGGCTGCTACGAAAAGATCATCAATATTCACACTTATTTCAGCCGTGCAAGTTTGGAACTTGCTACCGAAATAACTGTGTGTTTGATGAGTTATGAAAGCAGTAACGGGCTTGCTTTTGCTGAGGGTTGAGCTCAAATAAGATTCCACAAGAATCCTGAACTTTCTAGACTTTGGGCTGCCTTGTTTATTCCTTACAGTCTGCCTCACTGCTGAAGGGCTTCAATCTGCTGCCGCCCTCGCGTTTTTCAGCCTAATTAAATTGGTGGTTTATTAACTGAGCTGACAATGGGCACCGACACCTTTGCCATCTGTCTAGTTGCCACAAAGCTGTGATCTCCAAGAACTTCCAAGGTGGGACTGGGAAAATAAGGCAAATATAGGGGAACTTGGAAGTCTCAGAAACAATATGAAATCAGAGTTCATTTGCTACAGCACAGAGCAGGAATACATTTGGttaagagaagaatttttttctgagactGCACGGGCCCAGAACACTTGGTCACAAACTACTATGATGTTCATATTGGCTTGTACAGCAAAGTAGTCACGTATTTCTTCTTGTAACGATGCGTAGCACTAAGCACCATCACTCCATCCTACAGGAGACGGAAAACAAGTGAGAAACACAGTTATCTGAAAGCTGCAAGTGTGAGGAACATGCCCTGGCCTCTCACCTTGATAGAAAGCGCATAGAGGTGGTTCAACATGACGTGGTTGGGTTCAGGGAGGAGAGCAGGATcgcactggaaaaaagaaaaagtgagacaGTGTGAAAATAACAGAACTCAGTTTACTCGTCACAGCTGATGGGTGACAAACACCGTCTGGAACTAGCCATACCCTCAAACACATCACACGGCTTCTGGCGCTCAGTCCATCAACAAACAGCCAAAGTTTCAGAACAACCCAAGATCTCTCCAGGGCGAAACCCTCTGCACCCTCACTGCCATCGTGAAACAGACCTCCATTATTTCTACTAATAGTGTTGCAGTGGGAAGATGAGGGTTTTGGGGAGTAAAATACCaatacagttttcttttcaattttgaaGAGAAGTAAATTTACTTCAGATGAATCCATCTGGACACACATAATACGGAATTTACCAACATGGCAACTATTCTAAGGTTTTTCATAAACCGTCCCCTGTCTgtactcagatttttttcccccatctgttCACACTCTCAAGGCCATTATTCAGCAAAACAAAGTCATGTACTCACAGAAATGCCTGTGTCCTTATTCAGGATGACCTGCAGCAGGTGGGGGGGAAGAATAGGAGGTGATTTAAAGCGCTCCTCTGCCTTACATACGTAGGGCTCCTGGTGGTACGGTCCTGGGGGTGAACTTGACAACTCTGCCAGagagatattaaatatttattcttaaataGTCTGTAAGAATATCTGCTCTTTATAGGTAAGTCTTTACTGGTACTCCAAGTCGATTTTCACATCCAAGAACATGCCACCAAAAGAAATCAATGGCATGTCAGTACAAGAACTGCAGCAGCTGATGCTGCGCCAGAGGATTGGTCACTGCCCAAGAAGCGATTTGAGATGCCCAAAATCTGTCTGAGTTGAGACcagctgtgtgtgtgggggaggcGGAGTTTGGGgagccccactgccccccagaaCTTCACTGTCATCTCTGCCCAGCACTTCTCCAGCGAACACTTAACAGTAAACATTGCTCCACAGTGTTACCTCCAAGGGAAGCACTAAAAACATGGTACGCACACGTGAAAGGCAGGTATTATTGCTGTGCAGGGACAGGGTAACAGGAAGAGCTCTTCAGAGTCTAAAGCAATATAAGGGAAGGCTGTTACAGCACAAGGCAGGGAAGCATCTACTAGAATCTCCTCCTGTCCACGTCTCACAAATCACACCCCTTCTCCAAAAAGACCTTCTCCAGGGGGAAGCGGCATATagcaaaccccaaccaaacacacCTTCTGCCTCAGATTCGAAGGACAGGTCCTCTGCAGGAGGATTTAAGGCACTATTTCAATCATGGCCTCCATCCCTACAAAGGTCTATAAAGAGCAGGTGGCAAGGCTGACCTCAGAGATGACTCgagctaaatctcccctctctgtTACACTAGAATATGAAGCTTAAGGCAAAAATATCATGTTTCTATTATTCTAAGATATAGATCATTTATACTAAACTGAGAGCATATGACGTATTCCTGAGCCTGTATCAGCGCTACTAAGATGCATCTAATTTCTGCCCCTTAATGTGCAACTTCTGACCTCCTTGGCCCCCTCCCTAGCACAGGAGGATGGTATTAGGAGCAGCGCAGCCTGTCAACATTGGATTGATGTTATAGTGACTGATCCATCGAGTGCGCCAGAACCAGCCCTTTCACACCgcacaagcaaacaaacagctgTTAAGCACCCATGACTTCCTCCTGATCGGATCTACAGTGACCCATGTTGCTCTGACAGGAGGCTTCCTCCTTTGTGCATTTACGATTACCGCACACGTCCACAGGGCCTGACCAAAGTGGAGATTAAACTATACTGGAGCTTTAACTCCAGATGAAAAGGAAGATGGAATTCTTAACAGCTCTAAAAGTGTGATATAAAATTACCAGTAAGCTCATACCCGACATGTCTGAACATTTCTGGGAGTCCACCATCAAAGCATCAAATACTTCAAAGTCAGTTTTCTTCACCTGTATGACGTTGTTGACCGTACCCAGCTGGCTGGTTACTACTGGCTGGGAAGAAACAAGATACAAAAGTCAGAATAAAAAAGCTTGCAGGGCTATTAGATTCTCAACGCTCCACAACCAGCATTAACAAGAACAAGacatattacttttaaaatacgCTAGTATCAGATATAGAAAGAGATATTGCTCAGTTAGTGTTAGGTTATGGCAAGTACAGGATTTAGAACTGGGAGGGATGTAGGTCCACAGCACTTGATAAATTCTTGGGCTATAGATAAGGCTAGGGTCAGGTCTGGGCTAAAGTTAACAGTGACAACACAAGGAGCTAAGCTTTATTTGTAGCTTCTCCAGGGCTTTCAGAGCCAGGCTAAGACCTGCATGGCCTGATGTAGGACAGAGCGTGGTTGCTACTGCAACACTCTGGCACAGAGACATTTGGGCTGTCAGCAATACTACAGTGCTTTAAAAGACAGTCTGGCACCAGGCAAGAAAAGCTCACCATCTCTTATAAACCAATACCCAAGAGACCTCGTCACCCATTTGTTATTAAATCTCCTGTCCTTTGTCTGGTGGCACCACCTAGGCCAAACGGGGTGAGAAATCTCTCTCTCACCAGCTCAAACAGTTTCTGTTGTTAACCGATAAACACCAGTTTCTCACTCTCAGATGCCTCTATGAATAAATACAGCAAATTGAAGAAGGCGTTACCTCTGAAGGATCATGCGTCCACTGCCCATCCACAAAGAACTTGTACTGGTGCTCTCCTTCTGGCAGGTCCAGGATTGCCACAAAGTTATTGTGACTGGAATTTAAGGCAAACAATCAGttccaaaatattctgaaatgtaCATCAATCTATAAACTGTGACAAACACTGTCACACAGAATACAGGCCTCTGTAGTGCGCAAAAACTGGCAAAAGCCAGTGCCACATTTAAGAGAATCTCTGATGCAATCTAAAGGTAAGGGATCAAACTAGTGTTAATGTTAACGATCATTTCTTCTGTGACAAAAAGTCCCAATACATTCAAAATTAGCATCC
The Numenius arquata chromosome 16, bNumArq3.hap1.1, whole genome shotgun sequence DNA segment above includes these coding regions:
- the PRKAB1 gene encoding 5'-AMP-activated protein kinase subunit beta-1 isoform X1 — encoded protein: MGNTSSERAGLERHGHKASRGDSSGGAISTKEGDRPKILMDSPEDADLFHSDEMKAPLEKEEFLAWQQDLEVNDKTPTQARPTVFRWTGGGKEVYLSGSFNNWSKIPLTRSHNNFVAILDLPEGEHQYKFFVDGQWTHDPSEPVVTSQLGTVNNVIQVKKTDFEVFDALMVDSQKCSDMSGMKLSSSPPGPYHQEPYVCKAEERFKSPPILPPHLLQVILNKDTGISCDPALLPEPNHVMLNHLYALSIKDGVMVLSATHRYKKKYVTTLLYKPI
- the PRKAB1 gene encoding 5'-AMP-activated protein kinase subunit beta-1 isoform X2 — encoded protein: MGNTSSERAGLERHGHKASRGDSSGGAISTKEGDRPKILMDSPEDADLFHSDEMKAPLEKEEFLAWQQDLEVNDKTPTQARPTVFRWTGGGKEVYLSGSFNNWSKIPLTRSHNNFVAILDLPEGEHQYKFFVDGQWTHDPSEPVVTSQLGTVNNVIQVKKTDFEVFDALMVDSQKCSDMSELSSSPPGPYHQEPYVCKAEERFKSPPILPPHLLQVILNKDTGISCDPALLPEPNHVMLNHLYALSIKDGVMVLSATHRYKKKYVTTLLYKPI